One window of the Zea mays cultivar B73 chromosome 3, Zm-B73-REFERENCE-NAM-5.0, whole genome shotgun sequence genome contains the following:
- the LOC103650844 gene encoding serine/threonine-protein phosphatase 7 long form homolog, translating to MVTWQPYLDPYFASIQLSSMCSIDENLYLMRCPLICFYAVEYHLPHRVARQFGLRQEFPVEPFSTSIQLHKFDRQRQKKVTDFETHHRDYIDE from the exons ATG GTGACTTGGCAACCGTATCTTGATCCATATTTCGCCAGCATACAGTTGAGCAGCATGTGCTCAATAGACGAGAACCTCTACCTCATGAGGTGTCCCCTCATCTGTTTTTATGCTGTTGAGTACCACTTGCCCCACAGAGTTGCTCGACAGTTCGGATTGCGCCAGGAGTTTCCGGTGGAGCCATTCTCGACTTCAATACAACTTCATAA GTTCGACAGACAGAGACAGAAAAAGGTCACGGACTTCGAGACCCACCATCGTGATTACATTGATGAATGA